One segment of Schistocerca cancellata isolate TAMUIC-IGC-003103 chromosome 2, iqSchCanc2.1, whole genome shotgun sequence DNA contains the following:
- the LOC126163181 gene encoding DNA replication complex GINS protein SLD5 has translation MEIDSDISSGEEETLTAGEVLQILEESWLNEKFSPEILPHRNEMVECMLEQINQMEENLNKLKKGDFRVIVHQMELDRIRFIITSYLRIRLSKIEEFTVHILSEESRRDHASKYLSPGEYKFATEYVRHMENHFHLLAFRHMPGNFQEFNKTKMVVVPNVSSHVFIRAKENIATVVIDDEEIDLEENSQHILPYSSVMEFVRSGSVQLI, from the coding sequence ATGGAAATTGACAGTGATATATCCTCTGGCGAGGAGGAAACTTTGACAGCTGGGGAAGTGCTCCAAATCTTAGAAGAATCTTGGCTGAACGAAAAGTTTAGTCCAGAAATTTTACCACACCGAAACGAAATGGTTGAGTGTATGCTGGAACAAATTAATCAGATGGAAGAAAATTTGAATAAACTTAAAAAAGGTGATTTTCGTGTTATAGTTCATCAAATGGAGCTAGATAGGATACGCTTCATCATCACTAGCTATCTAAGGATACGTTTATCAAAAATTGAGGAATTTACCGTTCATATTCTGAGCGAGGAAAGTAGGCGCGATCATGCATCTAAATATTTGTCACCTGGTGAATACAAATTCGCTACCGAATATGTTCGCCACATGGAAAACCATTTTCATCTGCTAGCCTTTCGTCACATGCCCGGAAATTTTCAGGAATTCAATAAAACTAAGATGGTTGTTGTCCCCAATGTGTCAAGTCATGTATTCATTCGTGCCAAAGAGAACATTGCAACAGTAGTaatagatgacgaagaaatagatctGGAAGAAAACAGTCAGCATATCCTACCGTATTCATCAGTGATGGAATTTGTTCGGAGTGGGTCAGTCCAGCTCATTTGA